GCGCGGCGGCCGCCTCGTCGCGAATTTCGCCACGGAGTTCCTCCAGAAACGCCCCTTCCAACCGCAGCATGCGGCTATCGCGGTCGAACTGACCCTGCCAGTCGGCGCTCGGAAACCCGGGCTGGAGACGTTCACGGTTCCAGCGGGCGAGACCGCGCTGGAAACTGTCAGTCAGGAACTGCGACGTGCTGGTGGGCACGTCTTTATCTAGATTATGAAGCAAGGGATTGATCCTCTCAGTCTTGCCACCCCCAACGAACCGATTTCGCCGAAGTTGCTTTCTCGACCGGAATCCATCGCGACAATCGACCTGATATGCCTCAATCGCGCCGGTTCGCGACGTTGGAGCGCCAGCCGTTGTCGGCCGACCCTGCGGTGATCAAGCCACGGCGGAGCGGCGTCACCGCCGCTCCGCCGGACGGTCACATTCCGCTCATGCCACCCGCCGCGATCGCCTTGAGGTGCTGCAAATGCTTCTCGATGATCGGCACGGCCGAAGTCGCGACCTGCTGCAGCGCCGGATCGGTCCCGTCGGTGGCAAAGCCCTTGTGCAGCGCCCACGCCTTCTGATGCGCCGCCATCTGTTGCTGGAGGTACATCGCGTCGAACTGGTCCGCCGGCGCCTGCTTGAGCTGTGCGATCATCGCTTCATTGTCGGCGGACAGCGTCATTGCGGGCTTGGCGATGCGCGGGCTGGTCTTGGGCAGTGCCGCCATCAAGGTCTTGGTCGTCATCGTATGATCCGCGATCATCTCGCGCGCGTGGTTTTTCACCGCCGCGCTCTTGCCTTTGGTGAGCGCGAGCTTGCTCGACTGGATCTCGTACATATCTCCGTCCGCCGCCCAGGCGACATAGCTCTGCGGCGGCGTACCGGTCAGCGGGCTCGCACCAATATCGGCGGGGCTCATCATTCCCGGCGCGGCGGCGGGGCTCTGCGCCTGCACGATGCCCGGGATGGTGAGCGCAGACAAAACGAAGGCGGCGATTATTGGATGACGCATGTTATTCTCCTTGTAAGTGCCACCAACACACGCCCTTGACCTCGGTTCCGAAGATCTTCGTCGGAACTTCATTAGATGCATAACATAGATTTATTCCGGCGCTATTTACGATCACCTGCCCAAAGGCATGGCAAAGCAACATGCATCAACAATATAAATTAAAGAGCCCGGCACCGTAGATGCATCGGCAAATATATTGGTAGCGGCTGCGA
This genomic stretch from Sphingomonas panacis harbors:
- a CDS encoding DUF4142 domain-containing protein, whose amino-acid sequence is MRHPIIAAFVLSALTIPGIVQAQSPAAAPGMMSPADIGASPLTGTPPQSYVAWAADGDMYEIQSSKLALTKGKSAAVKNHAREMIADHTMTTKTLMAALPKTSPRIAKPAMTLSADNEAMIAQLKQAPADQFDAMYLQQQMAAHQKAWALHKGFATDGTDPALQQVATSAVPIIEKHLQHLKAIAAGGMSGM